The following nucleotide sequence is from Pedobacter sp. PACM 27299.
GCGGTCGAAAACAGGACTGCGCATCATATAAACGCCATAAAGGCTGCGAAATCTGCCAATGTTAAACACGTCGTTTATACTTCTTTTGTAAGGGAAGCAGGTTTTGAGGATTCGGCTATAGCAGCATTCCAGGATTCACATGTACAAACAGAAGCCTATCTGATCGCTAGCGGCCTTGATTATACTATTCTTCAAAATGGCATTTATCTGGAAATGATACCAGTTTTTGCCGGAGAAAAAGTAGGGGAGACTGGTGTCCTATTATTTCCTGCAGCCGATGGAAAAGCAAGTTATGTGCTTCGAGAAGAGCTGGCAGAAGCTGCTGCAGAGATATTAACCATTGATGGACATGAAAAACAAATTTATAGTTTAACTAATTCAGCTTCCGTTTCTTTTAAGGAGATCGCGAAGGCCATAGCTGATCAGCTGGGAAAAGATGTTGATTATCAATCTTTAGCAGTGGAGACATTTGAAGCCAAACTGAAACAGTTTGGAGTTCCAGACTTATATATTGGTATGTTTACCATGTGGGCAACAGCGCAGGCGCAAGGTGCAATGGATGTAGTGGACGATACGTTAGAAAGATTCTTAGGTAGGAAACCGACAACCATGTCTCAGTTTATTGCTCAGATTTATTAGGCTTCTTTAGCTCAATTGTACTTGTTTTTAAACGGAATTCATAGTTTTGTAAATTCTCTGTCGTCAATTGATGATCTTGATATAGGTTTCTAAGATGCCATCTTGAAGCAATTTCATCTCCTTCTTTTCCGTAGAAAAACTAAGTGTAATGTTTTCATATTTAAAAATCTTATTGCCCAAATAGTCAAAGGGTACATAAATTTGACCTGCTTTTGAATGTTGAAACACTAAACTTTGTCCATTAGAAGAAATGGTTACGGTGTGTTTTTTATTCTCGTCTAAATATGTACCCTTTATTTTATCACACTCTTCGGGGGATAGACCAGAGATCTGATCAAAATCGGGGATTTCGGGTTTGATGCCAAAGGCATATCTTGTTAATATATTATTAATATTGAAAATACTAATATTTACCGCATTTGTCAAGGTGACTACACCCAGGTCTTCTTTAGGGAAATACCAATAATCTGAAATATAGTTTTCTACCCGCCCGGTATGCGTGAAGCCAACTGGATTATCGACACTGAGTTTTTCAATACCCATCCCATATTCTCCCTGATTTGCTGGAAGCATCCGGTCTAAACTTTGCTTACTGATGATTTTGCCATGGAATAGCGAATAAAGAAATCTGTTTAAATCTGTAGGAGTAGAAACAATTCCGCCACTAGCCGGATGATTGGAAAAGTTGACATTTCCGTTCTTTATATACTTATTTTGAATATTGTAGGACAGCGCTTCATTTTTTGTGACCTCCACCTTAAAGGTATAATAGGTGTTTTTTAATAGCAATGGTTTGCATATTTTTTCATCCAGAATCTCTGCAAAGGTTTTATGATAAATCTTTTGCAGGATAAAACCCAATAAAGCATAATTCGTATTGCTGTAATTATATTCTTTCCCGGGTTCAGAATTGCTGTTTTGTTTTACAAAAAAAGTGATAAACTCAGCTTCTGTATGGTATTGCTGTTCCCATTCCTGCTCGCCCTCTATTTCTGTGAAATTAAAAATTCCTGAACGGTGGTTTAACAACTGCTCAATGGTGATCCTACTTGCATTCTTGATTTGAGGGTAGTAGCTCGCTAATAAATCGCTTAGTTTTAGTTTATTTTCTTCAATAGCTCTAAGCACTAAAGCAGCAGTGAAGGTTTTTGTTAAGGACCCAATACGGAAT
It contains:
- a CDS encoding SDR family oxidoreductase, whose product is MILVTGATGQFGSKAIEYLLNKGVKPSEISALVRDAANADHLKSKGIEVRVGNYTDYDSLVKAFQGIEKLLLVSSNDRQAVENRTAHHINAIKAAKSANVKHVVYTSFVREAGFEDSAIAAFQDSHVQTEAYLIASGLDYTILQNGIYLEMIPVFAGEKVGETGVLLFPAADGKASYVLREELAEAAAEILTIDGHEKQIYSLTNSASVSFKEIAKAIADQLGKDVDYQSLAVETFEAKLKQFGVPDLYIGMFTMWATAQAQGAMDVVDDTLERFLGRKPTTMSQFIAQIY
- a CDS encoding serine hydrolase domain-containing protein, coding for MKSALILLLFFYASGVQQSCAQSKLDDYFDQLFNKQKFMGSVAICHNDSLIYSKSVGYADVQNKVSNNPETKFRIGSLTKTFTAALVLRAIEENKLKLSDLLASYYPQIKNASRITIEQLLNHRSGIFNFTEIEGEQEWEQQYHTEAEFITFFVKQNSNSEPGKEYNYSNTNYALLGFILQKIYHKTFAEILDEKICKPLLLKNTYYTFKVEVTKNEALSYNIQNKYIKNGNVNFSNHPASGGIVSTPTDLNRFLYSLFHGKIISKQSLDRMLPANQGEYGMGIEKLSVDNPVGFTHTGRVENYISDYWYFPKEDLGVVTLTNAVNISIFNINNILTRYAFGIKPEIPDFDQISGLSPEECDKIKGTYLDENKKHTVTISSNGQSLVFQHSKAGQIYVPFDYLGNKIFKYENITLSFSTEKKEMKLLQDGILETYIKIIN